The Elusimicrobiota bacterium genome includes a region encoding these proteins:
- the tcrX gene encoding putative transcriptional regulatory protein TcrX → MKILVVDDHYATARLLKRFFEREGHDVCVFPNASWCLPEFRKSRFDVAFIDIILGDDLTNGLELASELKRRDPDLRLNLMSAFWSYSDRVMCAGFGELVRKPFELEALHSKLINGKRDSVEK, encoded by the coding sequence TTGAAAATACTGGTGGTCGATGACCATTACGCGACGGCGCGGCTGTTGAAGCGGTTCTTTGAGCGAGAGGGGCACGATGTTTGTGTTTTCCCGAACGCAAGTTGGTGTTTGCCGGAGTTCAGGAAGAGCCGATTCGATGTCGCGTTCATCGATATTATTCTCGGCGACGACTTGACGAATGGACTCGAGTTGGCGTCGGAACTTAAACGGCGGGACCCTGATCTCAGGCTCAATCTAATGTCCGCCTTCTGGTCCTACAGCGACCGGGTTATGTGTGCGGGTTTTGGGGAGCTTGTGCGTAAGCCTTTCGAGTTAGAAGCGCTTCACTCCAAGTTAATCAATGGTAAGAGGGATAGTGTGGAAAAGTAA